One stretch of Chitinophaga pendula DNA includes these proteins:
- the rpsH gene encoding 30S ribosomal protein S8, which produces MVTDPIADFLTRIRNAQMANHRIVEIPASKLKKRITEILYDKGYILKYKFEDDNKQGLIKIALKYDPQSKVPAITDLQRISRPGLRQYAKPEEFKRVKNGLGISIISTSKGVMTDKEAKAQNVGGEVICFVY; this is translated from the coding sequence ATGGTTACTGATCCAATCGCAGACTTCCTGACAAGAATCCGGAACGCGCAAATGGCCAACCACAGAATCGTGGAGATTCCGGCTTCCAAGCTGAAAAAACGCATCACCGAAATACTGTACGATAAAGGTTATATCCTGAAGTACAAATTTGAGGACGATAACAAACAAGGCCTCATCAAAATCGCCTTGAAGTACGATCCCCAATCCAAAGTACCCGCCATCACTGACTTGCAACGTATAAGCCGCCCAGGTTTACGCCAGTACGCAAAACCAGAAGAATTCAAACGCGTGAAGAATGGTTTAGGTATCTCCATCATCTCTACCTCCAAAGGTGTGATGACAGATAAAGAAGCGAAAGCGCAAAATGTTGGCGGCGAAGTTATCTGCTTCGTTTACTAG
- the rplO gene encoding 50S ribosomal protein L15 has translation MNLHSLQPAKGSVHKEKRLGRGEASGKGGTSTKGNKGGQSRAGYSSKRGHEGGQMPIQRRMPKRGFKSLDRVDYQVFNVGQIDHLVEKYGLQEFTLENLYMNGLVNKTAKVKILGQGELKAKVTIKVNAISEKAKQVVEAAGGTVELV, from the coding sequence ATGAATCTGCATTCATTACAGCCCGCTAAAGGCTCTGTACATAAAGAAAAACGCTTAGGTCGTGGTGAAGCCTCCGGTAAAGGTGGCACCTCCACAAAAGGTAACAAAGGTGGTCAGTCCCGCGCCGGCTACTCCAGCAAAAGAGGCCACGAAGGTGGTCAGATGCCCATCCAACGCCGTATGCCTAAACGTGGTTTCAAATCCCTGGATCGCGTTGACTACCAGGTATTCAACGTAGGCCAGATCGATCACCTGGTTGAAAAATACGGTCTGCAGGAATTTACCCTCGAAAACCTGTATATGAACGGCCTGGTAAACAAAACCGCTAAAGTTAAAATATTAGGCCAGGGCGAACTGAAAGCTAAAGTAACCATCAAAGTAAACGCAATCAGCGAAAAAGCTAAACAGGTTGTGGAAGCTGCAGGTGGTACAGTAGAACTGGTATAA
- the rpmD gene encoding 50S ribosomal protein L30, producing the protein MAKIKITQVKSGIDRPERQKLTLQALGLTKMHAAVEVEATPQILGMVRKVNHLVKVEEVNG; encoded by the coding sequence ATGGCAAAGATTAAGATCACTCAAGTGAAAAGTGGTATCGACCGTCCTGAAAGGCAAAAACTGACCTTACAGGCACTGGGCCTCACCAAAATGCACGCGGCTGTTGAAGTGGAAGCTACTCCTCAGATCCTGGGTATGGTGCGTAAGGTAAACCACCTCGTAAAAGTTGAAGAAGTAAACGGATAA
- the rplQ gene encoding 50S ribosomal protein L17 gives MRHGIKLNKLSRTAAHRKSLMSNLACELISHKRITTTLAKAKALRVYVEPLLTRGKTDSTHNRRIVFSYLQDKEAIKELFGAISEKIANRPGGYTRIIKLGKRVGDNAEVALIELVDFNEIYGKTTEKAPAKRTRRAGGAKKKADDATEATPAAEAKTESEEKAAE, from the coding sequence ATGCGTCACGGAATTAAATTAAACAAATTAAGCAGAACAGCTGCCCACCGCAAAAGCCTGATGTCTAACCTGGCTTGTGAACTTATCAGCCACAAACGTATCACCACCACCTTGGCTAAAGCCAAAGCATTGCGTGTATACGTTGAACCACTGCTGACAAGAGGCAAAACCGATTCTACCCACAATCGCAGAATCGTATTCAGCTACCTGCAAGACAAAGAAGCTATCAAAGAACTGTTCGGTGCCATCAGCGAAAAAATCGCCAACCGTCCAGGTGGATACACCCGTATCATCAAACTCGGTAAACGTGTAGGTGATAACGCCGAAGTAGCCCTGATCGAACTGGTAGACTTCAATGAGATCTATGGCAAAACCACCGAAAAAGCACCGGCTAAGAGAACTCGTCGTGCTGGTGGTGCTAAGAAAAAAGCAGATGACGCAACAGAAGCTACTCCAGCTGCTGAAGCGAAGACGGAAAGCGAAGAGAAAGCTGCTGAATAG
- the rplR gene encoding 50S ribosomal protein L18, with translation MSTKVNRRQKIRYRIRKKVSGSAQRPRLSVFRSNSDIYLQLIDDTNGTTLAAASTRDKDIQAQSGTKSEKSKLAGVALATKAKALGISECIFDRGGYLYHGRVKNVGDGAREGGLQF, from the coding sequence ATGAGTACAAAAGTTAACAGGAGACAAAAGATCCGTTACCGTATCCGTAAAAAGGTGTCCGGTTCTGCTCAAAGACCCAGATTGTCTGTTTTCCGCAGCAATAGCGATATCTATTTGCAACTGATCGACGATACAAACGGTACTACCCTCGCCGCAGCTTCTACCCGCGATAAAGATATCCAGGCTCAAAGCGGTACCAAAAGCGAAAAATCAAAACTCGCTGGCGTTGCACTTGCTACCAAAGCTAAAGCACTCGGCATCTCCGAATGCATCTTCGACCGTGGTGGTTACCTGTACCATGGCCGCGTGAAAAACGTAGGCGATGGCGCAAGAGAAGGAGGTCTCCAGTTCTAA
- the rpsM gene encoding 30S ribosomal protein S13, protein MARIAGIDLPKNKRGEIGLTYIFGIGHSTAKYILTKAEIDFDKKVKDWNDDEQAAIRNIINSEFKVEGQLRSEVQMNIKRLLDIACYRGLRHRKGLPVRGQRTRTNSRTRKGKRKTVAGKKKAPKK, encoded by the coding sequence ATGGCACGTATAGCCGGTATTGATCTTCCTAAGAATAAAAGAGGAGAAATTGGCCTCACCTATATCTTCGGTATAGGCCACTCTACCGCCAAGTATATCCTTACTAAGGCGGAAATAGACTTTGATAAGAAAGTAAAGGATTGGAACGATGATGAGCAGGCTGCTATCCGTAACATCATTAACAGTGAGTTCAAGGTAGAAGGTCAGTTGCGTTCAGAGGTGCAGATGAATATCAAGCGTTTGCTCGATATCGCCTGTTATCGTGGTCTCCGTCACAGGAAAGGTTTACCGGTTAGAGGCCAGCGTACCCGCACCAACAGCCGTACCCGTAAAGGTAAACGTAAAACTGTGGCTGGTAAGAAAAAAGCTCCTAAGAAATAA
- the rpsE gene encoding 30S ribosomal protein S5, translated as MAKNSFNKVKAGDLELKEKVVAINRVTKTTKGGRTFSFSALVVVGNENGVVGHGLGKAKEVQEAITKGIDDAKKNLIKIPVMHGTIPHDQLAKEGAAKVLIKPAAHGTGVIAGGSMRAVLESAGITDVLAKSLGSANPHNVVKATFKALGLLREPVQIAKTRSVSLKKVFNG; from the coding sequence ATGGCAAAGAATTCATTCAATAAAGTAAAGGCTGGTGACCTGGAGCTGAAAGAAAAAGTAGTGGCCATCAACCGCGTTACCAAAACCACCAAAGGTGGTCGTACCTTCAGCTTCTCTGCGCTGGTGGTAGTAGGTAACGAAAATGGCGTGGTAGGTCACGGTCTGGGTAAAGCTAAGGAAGTACAGGAAGCTATCACCAAAGGTATCGATGATGCTAAAAAGAACCTCATCAAAATACCCGTAATGCATGGCACCATTCCGCACGACCAGCTTGCCAAAGAAGGAGCTGCTAAAGTACTGATCAAACCTGCCGCTCACGGTACTGGTGTGATCGCCGGAGGTTCTATGCGCGCCGTTCTGGAAAGCGCTGGTATCACCGACGTACTCGCAAAATCCCTGGGATCCGCTAACCCGCACAACGTGGTAAAAGCAACCTTCAAAGCACTCGGCCTGCTCCGCGAACCAGTTCAGATCGCTAAAACAAGAAGCGTATCCCTGAAGAAAGTATTCAACGGATAA
- the infA gene encoding translation initiation factor IF-1 produces the protein MAKQALIKQDGIILEALSNAMFRVKLENGHEILATISGKMRMHYIRILPGDKVGVEMSPYDLSRGRIIFRYK, from the coding sequence ATGGCAAAACAGGCACTCATTAAACAGGATGGAATAATACTAGAAGCCTTGTCTAACGCTATGTTCCGGGTAAAATTGGAGAATGGGCATGAGATTTTGGCCACCATTTCTGGAAAAATGAGGATGCACTACATTCGTATTCTTCCAGGAGATAAAGTAGGGGTGGAAATGAGCCCTTACGACTTATCCAGAGGCCGTATCATTTTCAGGTATAAATAA
- the secY gene encoding preprotein translocase subunit SecY, protein MKKFIETIKNIWSIEDLRNRILTTLLLVLIYRVGSYIVLPGIDANALHNLTEKSNQGILGLINMFAGGSFSRASIFALGIMPYISASIAIQLLTIAVPYFQKLQKEGESGRKKINQYTRILTVVVTGFQASAYVAYLRNQSGGAIIPEYGGFFFWLSTTIVLTAGTLFVMWLGEKITDKGIGNGTSIVIMVGILARLPQALIQEFTSRTTEAGGGLLVFLIELAVFILITIGLILLVQGTRKIPVNYAKRIVGNKQYGGVRQFIPLKVNAAGVMPIIFAQAIMFIPATVIGFATSSESASGFVRIFSDHTNGWYNLIYAVLVIVFTYFYTALIFNPTQMADEMKRNNGFIPGVKPGKATADYIGAVMDRITLPGAFFLAMVGILPGVAAALKINSNFATFFGGTSLLIMVGVILDTLQQIESQLLMRHYDGLMSSGRIKGRTAPANA, encoded by the coding sequence GTGAAGAAATTTATCGAAACGATTAAGAACATCTGGAGCATCGAGGACCTGCGTAACCGCATCCTCACCACCCTGCTCCTTGTCCTCATCTACCGCGTAGGATCCTATATCGTATTACCCGGCATCGATGCTAACGCATTGCACAACCTGACCGAAAAATCCAATCAGGGTATCCTGGGATTGATCAACATGTTCGCCGGTGGTTCGTTCTCACGGGCTTCCATTTTCGCGCTGGGGATCATGCCCTACATTTCCGCGTCTATCGCTATTCAACTCTTAACTATCGCAGTTCCCTATTTCCAGAAACTGCAGAAAGAAGGCGAAAGCGGCAGGAAGAAGATTAATCAGTATACCCGGATACTCACCGTGGTAGTGACCGGCTTCCAGGCGAGCGCCTACGTGGCGTATCTCCGCAACCAATCCGGTGGCGCTATTATACCAGAATATGGTGGCTTTTTCTTCTGGTTATCCACTACTATCGTTCTCACCGCCGGTACCCTGTTCGTAATGTGGCTCGGCGAAAAGATCACCGATAAAGGGATCGGAAATGGTACCTCCATCGTTATCATGGTCGGTATCCTCGCCCGTCTGCCGCAAGCCCTCATCCAGGAATTCACCAGCCGTACCACCGAAGCTGGTGGCGGCCTCCTCGTCTTCCTGATAGAGCTCGCAGTATTCATCCTCATTACCATCGGACTCATCCTGCTCGTACAAGGTACCCGCAAGATCCCCGTGAACTACGCCAAACGTATCGTAGGTAATAAACAATATGGAGGTGTACGCCAGTTCATCCCACTTAAAGTAAACGCTGCTGGGGTAATGCCAATCATCTTCGCCCAAGCGATCATGTTCATACCGGCCACCGTTATCGGTTTCGCTACCTCCTCAGAAAGCGCTTCCGGTTTCGTACGCATATTCAGTGACCATACCAACGGTTGGTACAACCTGATCTATGCAGTACTGGTAATCGTATTCACTTACTTCTATACCGCACTCATCTTCAACCCCACACAAATGGCGGATGAAATGAAACGCAACAACGGTTTCATCCCAGGCGTTAAACCTGGTAAAGCAACCGCCGATTACATCGGCGCCGTAATGGACCGTATCACCCTCCCCGGCGCCTTCTTCCTGGCAATGGTGGGTATATTGCCAGGTGTAGCCGCAGCCCTCAAGATCAATAGCAACTTCGCTACCTTCTTCGGTGGTACCTCCCTCCTCATCATGGTAGGAGTAATCCTCGATACGCTGCAACAGATCGAAAGCCAGTTACTCATGCGCCACTATGATGGTCTCATGAGCTCCGGCAGGATCAAAGGCCGCACCGCCCCGGCTAACGCATAA
- the map gene encoding type I methionyl aminopeptidase translates to MIHYKTKEEIELMRKSSLAVSAALAEVAKALKPGMTTRQVDALAEQFIRDNGGTPSFKGYKGFAHACCISVNEAVVHGIPSDYVIKDGDIVSVDVGVYLNGYHGDSAYTFAIGNVQEKILRLMTATKTALYKGVEKAIVGNRVGDISYAIQDYAEKERGYGVVRELVGHGLGKNLHEDPQVPNYGKRGSGPVMKEGLVIAIEPMINLRTRDVEFLEDGWTVVTRDNQPSVHYEHDVAVGKGKPDILSSFNDIETAEKNNSELNAAY, encoded by the coding sequence ATGATTCATTATAAGACGAAAGAAGAGATAGAACTAATGCGCAAAAGCTCCCTGGCCGTAAGCGCAGCCCTGGCAGAAGTAGCTAAAGCACTCAAACCAGGCATGACAACACGCCAGGTAGATGCATTGGCTGAACAATTCATCAGGGATAACGGAGGTACACCGTCTTTTAAAGGATATAAAGGATTTGCCCATGCCTGCTGCATCTCAGTTAACGAAGCCGTAGTACATGGTATCCCGTCCGACTACGTCATCAAGGATGGTGATATCGTCTCCGTAGACGTTGGCGTATACCTCAATGGCTACCACGGCGATAGCGCATACACCTTCGCCATCGGTAACGTACAGGAAAAAATACTCCGCCTCATGACCGCCACCAAAACAGCATTGTATAAAGGTGTCGAAAAAGCCATCGTTGGTAACAGAGTAGGAGATATCTCCTATGCTATCCAGGATTATGCAGAAAAAGAAAGAGGGTACGGTGTAGTACGCGAACTCGTAGGGCACGGCCTCGGTAAAAACCTGCATGAAGACCCACAGGTCCCCAACTATGGCAAACGTGGCAGCGGCCCCGTCATGAAAGAAGGACTCGTTATCGCTATCGAACCGATGATCAACCTCAGAACCCGCGATGTTGAGTTCCTGGAGGATGGTTGGACAGTCGTAACCCGTGATAATCAGCCTTCTGTACATTACGAACATGACGTAGCCGTTGGCAAAGGCAAACCAGACATCCTGTCCAGTTTCAACGACATCGAAACGGCAGAAAAGAATAATTCCGAGCTAAATGCAGCATATTAA
- a CDS encoding DNA-directed RNA polymerase subunit alpha, whose product MAILNFQKPDKIVLQKSTDFEAQFEFRPLEPGYAVTIGNALRRVLLSSLEGYAIVGIKIEGADHEFATLKGITEDVTEIILNLKQVRFKKIVENEVNNEKIQISIKGKTEFRADMIEKATSSFQIMNPELLLCTLDPSAKLDIELTIGKGRGYVPAEENKPKDAVFGYIAIDSVFTPIKNVKYSIENTRVEQKTDYEKLIMEVITDGTIHPEEAVKQASRILIQHLMIITDENISFDTKDAEKEDVVDEQTLQLRKILKTPLEDLDLSVRAFNCLKAAKINSLSELVQYEQEELMKFRNFGQKSLSEIEQVLNERGLHFGMDLSKLKLEEE is encoded by the coding sequence ATGGCAATTCTGAATTTCCAAAAGCCTGATAAAATCGTTTTGCAAAAGTCTACCGACTTTGAAGCTCAATTCGAATTCCGGCCCTTAGAGCCAGGTTATGCTGTGACTATCGGTAACGCCCTCCGTCGCGTATTGCTGTCGTCATTAGAAGGCTATGCCATTGTGGGAATAAAGATAGAAGGAGCGGATCACGAATTCGCTACCCTGAAAGGTATCACCGAAGACGTTACAGAAATCATTCTGAACCTCAAACAGGTACGTTTCAAAAAGATCGTGGAAAATGAAGTGAACAACGAAAAAATCCAGATCTCCATCAAGGGTAAGACCGAATTTCGTGCAGACATGATCGAAAAAGCAACCAGCTCTTTCCAGATCATGAACCCCGAACTTCTGCTTTGTACCCTCGATCCTTCTGCCAAACTGGATATAGAGCTGACCATCGGTAAAGGTCGTGGTTATGTGCCGGCAGAAGAAAATAAGCCGAAAGATGCAGTATTTGGCTATATCGCCATCGACTCCGTCTTTACTCCAATCAAAAACGTAAAGTATAGCATCGAGAATACCCGTGTGGAACAAAAAACGGACTACGAAAAGCTGATCATGGAAGTGATCACTGATGGTACCATCCACCCGGAAGAAGCAGTAAAACAAGCTTCCCGCATCCTTATCCAACACCTGATGATTATCACCGATGAAAACATCAGCTTCGATACCAAAGACGCGGAAAAAGAAGATGTAGTGGACGAACAAACACTCCAACTGCGCAAAATTCTCAAAACACCTCTCGAAGATCTCGACCTCAGCGTTCGCGCATTCAACTGCCTGAAAGCCGCCAAGATCAACTCCCTGAGCGAACTCGTACAGTACGAACAAGAAGAACTGATGAAATTCAGAAACTTCGGACAAAAATCACTGAGCGAAATCGAACAGGTACTCAACGAAAGAGGCCTCCACTTCGGTATGGACCTGTCTAAACTGAAACTCGAAGAAGAATAA
- the carA gene encoding glutamine-hydrolyzing carbamoyl-phosphate synthase small subunit, with amino-acid sequence MHQTKPIQPALLLLEDGTVFQGKAFGKIGTAAGELCFNTGMTGYQEVFTDPSYKGQVLIMNNCYTGNYGTKKDDVESAEVKISGLICKNVAYNYSRKQADNSLEQFLVDNNLVAIYDVDTRALVSHIRNKGAMNCIISSAITDVEELKTELSKVPSMEGLALCTEVSTKEAYNYGDPSAAIRIAVLDNGVKRNMLKCLSEKGAYLKVFPTATSFEECETFQPHAYFISNGPGDPAPLTYAVDTVKKILAAEKPLFGICLGHQLLAMAHDIPTFKMHHGHRGLNHPVKNILTGKCEITTQNHGFAVDPKAVAANENVEVTHINLNDQSIEGIRIKNKPAFSVQYHPESTPGPHDSRYLFDDFFQLIKANM; translated from the coding sequence ATGCATCAGACAAAACCCATCCAGCCTGCCTTACTACTGTTAGAAGACGGTACAGTCTTTCAGGGAAAAGCCTTTGGCAAAATTGGCACTGCCGCCGGTGAATTATGCTTCAATACCGGTATGACAGGTTACCAGGAAGTGTTTACAGATCCTTCCTATAAAGGACAGGTATTGATCATGAATAATTGCTATACAGGCAATTACGGCACCAAAAAAGATGATGTGGAAAGCGCCGAAGTAAAGATCAGTGGTCTGATTTGCAAAAACGTAGCGTACAACTATTCCCGGAAACAGGCAGACAACTCTCTGGAGCAATTCCTGGTAGACAACAACCTGGTAGCTATCTATGATGTAGATACCCGCGCATTGGTGTCACACATCCGCAACAAAGGCGCTATGAACTGTATCATCTCCTCCGCTATCACCGATGTGGAAGAACTGAAAACAGAACTAAGCAAAGTTCCCTCCATGGAAGGCCTCGCACTCTGTACCGAAGTATCTACCAAAGAAGCATACAACTATGGGGACCCTTCCGCAGCGATCAGAATCGCAGTACTCGACAATGGTGTTAAGCGCAATATGCTAAAATGCCTGTCCGAAAAAGGAGCATATCTTAAAGTATTTCCTACAGCAACCAGCTTCGAAGAATGTGAAACATTCCAGCCACATGCGTACTTCATTTCCAACGGCCCCGGCGACCCGGCACCATTGACATATGCAGTGGATACCGTGAAGAAGATCTTGGCCGCAGAAAAACCACTGTTCGGTATCTGCCTCGGGCACCAGTTGCTGGCAATGGCACACGATATCCCAACTTTCAAAATGCACCACGGACACAGAGGGCTAAACCACCCGGTGAAAAACATCCTCACCGGCAAATGTGAGATCACTACCCAAAACCATGGTTTTGCCGTTGATCCTAAAGCTGTAGCCGCTAACGAAAATGTAGAAGTAACACATATCAATCTGAACGATCAATCTATTGAAGGTATCCGTATCAAAAATAAACCAGCATTCTCTGTGCAATATCACCCGGAATCAACCCCCGGGCCGCACGACTCCCGCTATTTATTCGACGATTTCTTCCAGCTGATCAAAGCAAATATGTAA
- the rpsK gene encoding 30S ribosomal protein S11, with product MAKANNTKTAANKKRVVKVDNYGDVHISASFNNIIVSITNKHGQVISWSSAGKMGFRGSKKNTPYAAQLAATDAAKVAFDAGLKRADVFVKGPGAGRESAIRAIANSGIEVNMIKDVTPLPHNGCRPPKKRRV from the coding sequence ATGGCAAAAGCAAACAATACAAAAACTGCTGCTAACAAAAAAAGGGTAGTAAAAGTTGATAACTACGGAGATGTACACATCTCTGCAAGCTTTAACAACATCATTGTGAGCATCACCAACAAACATGGTCAGGTTATCTCCTGGTCTTCTGCTGGTAAAATGGGCTTCCGCGGTTCTAAAAAGAACACCCCATACGCTGCCCAGCTCGCAGCAACAGATGCAGCGAAAGTTGCCTTTGATGCAGGCCTGAAAAGAGCAGATGTATTTGTAAAAGGCCCCGGCGCCGGCCGCGAAAGCGCTATCCGGGCAATCGCTAACTCCGGTATCGAAGTAAACATGATCAAAGATGTTACTCCGCTGCCTCACAACGGCTGCCGCCCTCCCAAAAAGAGAAGAGTGTAG
- the rpsD gene encoding 30S ribosomal protein S4, with the protein MARYTGPKTRICRIFGEPILGNGKYLGKNSNPPGQHGPNRKRKQMGEYALQLKEKQKAKYTYGVLERQFRNLFEEANRRKGVTGEVLIKLLEARLDNTVYRLGIAPSRPAARQLVAHKHITVNGQVLNVPSYQLKPGDIIGLKNKTAGNTALTSVIRGKNPKFSWLDWNEKEMRGTFIAYPERESVPENIKEQLIVELYSK; encoded by the coding sequence ATGGCAAGGTACACAGGTCCAAAGACCAGAATTTGCAGAATTTTTGGAGAACCCATCTTAGGTAATGGGAAGTATTTAGGTAAGAACAGCAACCCTCCCGGCCAACACGGTCCTAACCGTAAACGCAAACAAATGGGAGAGTATGCACTGCAGCTGAAAGAAAAACAAAAAGCCAAATACACCTACGGAGTACTGGAACGCCAGTTCCGCAACCTCTTCGAAGAGGCTAACCGCCGTAAAGGTGTTACCGGTGAAGTATTGATCAAATTACTGGAAGCTCGCCTGGACAACACTGTTTACCGCCTCGGTATCGCTCCCTCACGCCCTGCTGCCCGTCAGCTCGTTGCGCACAAACACATCACCGTAAACGGCCAGGTACTCAACGTACCTTCCTATCAGCTGAAACCCGGAGATATCATCGGTCTGAAAAACAAAACCGCTGGTAATACCGCCCTCACTAGCGTAATCCGTGGAAAAAATCCTAAATTTAGCTGGCTTGACTGGAACGAGAAAGAAATGAGAGGTACATTCATCGCCTATCCGGAGAGAGAAAGCGTTCCCGAAAATATCAAGGAACAGCTCATCGTCGAACTGTACTCTAAATAA
- the rpsN gene encoding 30S ribosomal protein S14: MAKESVKARQRKREALVAKFADKRAELKAAGDYAALDKLPKNASPVRLKNRCQLSGRPKGYMRHFGLCRNMFRDLALAGKIPGVTKASW, from the coding sequence ATGGCAAAAGAATCCGTAAAAGCCAGGCAGAGAAAAAGAGAAGCATTGGTGGCCAAATTTGCAGATAAACGTGCTGAACTTAAAGCAGCAGGTGACTACGCAGCATTGGACAAACTGCCTAAAAATGCATCTCCCGTGCGTCTGAAAAACAGATGCCAACTCAGCGGTCGTCCCAAAGGTTACATGCGCCACTTCGGCCTCTGCCGTAACATGTTCCGCGACCTCGCCCTCGCCGGCAAAATCCCTGGCGTGACAAAAGCCAGCTGGTAA
- the rpmJ gene encoding 50S ribosomal protein L36 encodes MKVRASIKKRSADCKIVRRKGVLLVINKKNPRFKQRQG; translated from the coding sequence ATGAAGGTAAGAGCTTCAATCAAAAAAAGAAGTGCGGATTGTAAGATTGTGCGTCGTAAAGGTGTTTTGTTGGTAATCAACAAGAAAAACCCCCGTTTTAAACAACGCCAGGGATAA
- the rplF gene encoding 50S ribosomal protein L6 gives MSRIGKSPIKLASGVTVTVSPANEITVKGPKGELKKNIDRDIKVEVADGTLTVSRPTDQIRHRALHGLYRALISNMVTGVTEGFKKQLELVGVGYKAAHQGQLLDLSLGYSHNIVIEIPQELKVNTLTEKGANPKIMLEGTDNQLLGQVAAKIRSLRKPEPYKGKGVRYSDEVVRKKAGKSAGK, from the coding sequence ATGTCACGTATAGGTAAAAGTCCTATCAAATTGGCCAGCGGAGTGACAGTTACTGTCTCCCCAGCCAATGAAATAACAGTGAAAGGTCCAAAAGGTGAACTGAAAAAGAACATCGATAGAGACATCAAAGTGGAAGTAGCAGATGGTACACTCACCGTTAGCCGCCCCACCGACCAGATCCGCCACCGCGCACTGCATGGCCTGTACCGCGCACTGATCTCCAACATGGTGACCGGTGTAACCGAAGGCTTCAAAAAACAACTCGAACTCGTAGGGGTAGGTTATAAAGCAGCTCACCAGGGACAACTCCTGGACCTGTCTTTAGGTTACTCTCACAATATCGTTATCGAAATCCCACAGGAACTGAAAGTGAACACCCTCACAGAAAAAGGTGCTAACCCTAAGATCATGCTCGAAGGTACCGATAACCAACTGCTCGGACAGGTAGCCGCTAAAATCCGTAGCCTCCGCAAACCAGAGCCTTACAAAGGTAAAGGTGTTCGCTACAGCGATGAAGTGGTTCGTAAGAAAGCAGGTAAGTCTGCAGGTAAATAA